In Heteronotia binoei isolate CCM8104 ecotype False Entrance Well chromosome 4, APGP_CSIRO_Hbin_v1, whole genome shotgun sequence, a genomic segment contains:
- the LOC132570115 gene encoding uncharacterized protein LOC132570115, which yields MRRARRVGSVAEAAGQWRRLEREAGRRRLRRLSGRPQVGGLGRLLFSHRQQCHQQHQTPLRLLTSPPAWRGGRGRHPCPERSKAELQSFLGVLNFYHSFLPHKAALAEPLHRLLDKNAPWVWGKRQAAAFQAVKDVLVSNAVLHHFDEALPVILACDASPYGVGAVLGHQLPDGREVPVAYYSRTLTPAERNYAQIDKEALAIVAGVRKFHEYLYGRRFTIATDHKPAAHKGCILWGSRVVIPPPLQRRVLESLHETHPGIVRMKALARSYVWWPGMDGEIESWVRRCQTCQESRPEPPSAPVTRWESTRKPWSRLHIDFAGPFQGQTFIIIVDSYTKWLEVIPVGSPSSTAAVRALRRVLCTHGIPDTIVSDNGAAFTSADFQAFLQRYLIRHIRSAPFHPATNGQAERMVRTTKEALG from the exons atgcgcagggccaggagagtgggcagcgTGGCGGAGGCGGCGGGACAATGGCGGCGGCTGGAGCGGGAGGCGGGCCGTCGGCGCCTGCGGCGGCTTAGCGGGAGGCCCcaggtcggtgggctcggccgcctcctcttcaGCCACCGCCAGCAGTGCCACCAGCAGCACCAgacgccgctgcgcctcctgacCAGCCCgcccgcctggaggggaggccgAGGCCGCCACCCATGCCCTGAGAGAAG caaagcggagctacaaagcttcttgggggtgctcaacttttaccattccttcctcccccacaaggctgccctcgcggagccccttcaccggctgctggacaagaatgccccttgggtttggggcaaacgacaggccgccgcgtttcaggcggtcaaggacgtcctggtgtccaatgcggtgctccaccattttgacgaggccctccccgtcatcctggcatgcgatgcgtcgccgtatggggtgggggcagtcctggggcatcagctgccagatgggagggaggtaccggtcgcatactactcccgcacgctcaccccagccgagcgcaactacgcgcagatcgacaaagaggccttggcaatcgtagcgggggtccgcaagttccatgagtacctATATGGGAGACGGTTCacaattgccacagaccacaagccc gccgcacacaagggctgcatactatggggcagtagggtagtgattccgcccccgctccaaaggcgtgttttagaatccctacacgagactcaccccggcatagtgcgaatgaaggctctggccagaagctacgtctggtggccgggaatggacggggagatcgagagcTGGGTCCGCagatgccagacctgccaggaatcgcggcccgagccgcccagcgcccccgtcactaggtgggagtccacccggaaaccatggtcgagactccacatcgactttgcgggccccttccaggggcaaaccttcatcataatagtggactcctacaccaaatggctggaggtcatccccgtagggtccccctcgtccacagccgcggtcagagctctgcgcagggtcctatgcacacacggcatcccggacaccatagtctctgataacggggccgccttcacctcagccgacttccaggcgttcctgcaaagatatctgatcaggcacataaggtcggctcccttccacccggccaccaacggccaggcagagcggatggtccgcacaacaaaggaggccctcggc